One Schistocerca nitens isolate TAMUIC-IGC-003100 chromosome 1, iqSchNite1.1, whole genome shotgun sequence DNA segment encodes these proteins:
- the LOC126259399 gene encoding EH domain-containing protein 3-like codes for MFSWLSKNDCKTQEVFETVAEGLKKIYKTKLLPLEQQYHFHDFHSPQLDDPDFDAKPMILLVGQYSTGKTTFIRYLLERDFPGIRIGPEPTTDRFIAVMHGETDGVIPGNALVVDPKKQFRPLTKFGNAFLNRFQCSMLNSPVLEGISLVDTPGILSGEKQHVDRGYDITGVLEWFAERVDRIILLFDAHKLDISDEFRRSIEALRGHDDKIRIVLNKADMVDHQQLMRVYGALMWSLGKVLQTPEVARVYIGSFWDQPLRYDVNRRLFEDEERDLFLDIQSLPRNAALRKLNDLIKRARLAIVHAYIISELKKEMPPVFGKDSKKKDLIKNLNQIYERLQREHQISPGDFPDIKRMQENLAHQDFSKFQSLKHNLIDNVNKMLAQDISRLMAMIPQEEQLHNHISEKPVENGALEGLEDTVTPFGYRKGEGVDAGAGEPDWIVNKDRYKYDQIFESLSPVDGKVTGAKAKTEMVKSKLPNSVLSKIWKLSDIDKDGALDSDEFALAMHLIAIKVDGHDLPSELPSHLVPPSKRSFN; via the coding sequence atgtttagttGGCTCAGTAAGAATGATTGTAAGACACAAGAAGTGTTTGAAACTGTTGCAGAAGGGCTCAAGAAAATTTATAAAACGAAGCTATTACCACTAGAACAGCAGTACCATTTCCACGATTTTCATTCACCTCAGTTGGATGATCCGGACTTCGATGCCAAACCCATGATACTGCTTGTTGGTCAGTATTCGACAGGTAAAACTACTTTTATCAGATATCTCCTGGAACGTGATTTTCCGGGTATACGTATTGGACCCGAACCAACGACTGACAGATTTATAGCTGTCATGCATGGAGAAACGGATGGTGTTATTCCTGGAAACGCACTTGTTGTTGATCCAAAGAAACAATTTCGTCCACTGACGAAATTTGGTAATGCGTTTCTTAACAGATTTCAGTGTTCTATGTTAAACAGTCCTGTACTTGAAGGCATTTCACTTGTAGACACGCCTGGAATATTGTCTGGTGAGAAACAGCATGTTGATAGAGGCTATGATATCACAGGTGTTTTAGAATGGTTTGCAGAGCGTGTCGATCGCATAATTCTTCTTTTTGATGCTCATAAATTAGATATTTCAGATGAATTTAGGAGGTCTATTGAAGCCTTGCGTGGACATGATGACAAAATTAGAATAGTCCTTAATAAAGCTGATATGGTTGACCATCAACAATTAATGAGGGTTTATGGTGCCTTGATGTGGTCGTTGGGAAAGGTCTTACAAACGCCTGAAGTAGCAAGAGTGTATATTGGCTCATTCTGGGATCAGCCACTGAGATATGACGTAAACAGAAGACTATTTGAAGATGAAGAAAGAGATTTATTTCTTGACATTCAATCACTGCCAAGAAATGCTGCTCTAAGGAAGCTTAATGATCTTATCAAAAGGGCTCGGCTAGCCATTGTTCACGCGTATATTATTAGTGAGCTCAAAAAGGAAATGCCACCAGTTTTTGGTAAAGACAGCAAGAAAAAAGATCTAATTAAAAATTTGAATCAGATCTATGAACGTTTACAAAGGGAGCACCAGATTTCACCAGGGGATTTTCCTGACATTAAAAGGATGCAAGAAAATCTTGCTCATCAAGATTTCAGTAAATTTCAGTCACTGAAACACAATTTGATAGATAATGTAAATAAAATGCTTGCTCAAGATATATCAAGGCTGATGGCAATGATTCCTCAAGAAGAGCAACTACACAATCATATATCTGAGAAAcctgttgagaatggagctctgGAAGGTTTGGAGGACACAGTGACACCGTTTGGCTACAGAAAGGGTGAAGGAGTGGATGCTGGAGCAGGCGAGCCTGACTGGATTGTTAATAAAGATAGGTATAAGTATGACCAAATATTTGAATCATTAAGTCCTGTGGATGGTAAAGTTACAGGAgcaaaagcaaaaactgaaatggtGAAATCCAAATTGCCAAATTCAGTtctttcaaaaatatggaaactgtcgGACATTGATAAAGATGGTGCATTAGATTCAGATGAATTTGCCCTTGCAATGCATTTAATTGCCATTAAAGTGGATGGTCATGATCTGCCATCAGAACTCCCAAGTCATCTAGTGCCACCTTCAAAGAGGAGCTTCAACTGA